One Triticum dicoccoides isolate Atlit2015 ecotype Zavitan chromosome 5B, WEW_v2.0, whole genome shotgun sequence genomic window carries:
- the LOC119310486 gene encoding uncharacterized protein LOC119310486, which yields MPSASSSSACAAAAAVGNAAVSYDHKAVVINGQRRTTPRPSPLHISRRRTAPASRQWNTSMEPWWRSWAPSCFTRLEPTRGRVKIALQRRHGCRPTSAPSRLLADKHSGARVLGWRRIYRGPVTPEAEERPRRERAGDIGGGGEAERREGRGRRGEPDSRREPSRSHPPSTFSATGWIR from the exons ATgccctccgcgtcctcctcctcggcctgcgCCGCGGCCGCTGCCGTCGGCAATGCCGCCGTGTCCTACGACCACAAGGCTGTAGTCATCAACGGGCAGCGCCGAACGACGCCTCGGCCTTCGCCTCTGCACATCTCGAG GCGGAGGACGGCGCCGGCGAGCAGGCAGTGGAACACGTCGATGGAGCCATGGTGGAGGTCATGGGCGCCGAGCTGCTTCACCCGCCTCGAGCCGACGCGAGGAAGAGTGAAGATAGCTCTGCAGCGGCGCCATGGCTGCCGGCCAACGAGCGCCCCATCGCGGCTGCTGGCGGACAAGCACAGCGGAGCTCGGGTGCTGGGATGGAGACGCATCTACAGGGGGCCGGTGACGCCGGAGGCGGAGGAGAGGCCGAGACGCGAGAGGGCTGGTGACATCGGAGGCGGAGGAGAGGCCGAGAGGCGAGAGGGCCGGGGACGGAGGGGAGAGCCGGACAGCCGACGAGAGCCCAGCCGAAGCCATCCCCCTTCCACCTTCTCTGCCACTGGTTGGATAAGATAA